The following proteins are co-located in the Synechococcus sp. PROS-U-1 genome:
- a CDS encoding oxidoreductase → MSVLVRSTLRSTLLWAVVPAIVVYAVALVWSASEGISAKLVLKDLAQSCKAPLGEGFLSSVGYLLWMAAAAIALFAASTRQIQGSVLNRQFAFCGGGFSLWLCLDDMFLVHDRYLGEAFLYITYAFFTGLLLFRFRGPLRRFGGDTFLISVVLLGLSVLTDALQGLWPNSYETVQVFEEGFKFLGIASWLSFWCHYVSAASKPSSLEPH, encoded by the coding sequence ATGAGTGTTCTCGTTCGCTCCACGCTTCGTTCCACGCTGCTTTGGGCGGTGGTGCCGGCGATCGTTGTCTATGCGGTCGCGTTGGTCTGGAGCGCTTCAGAGGGCATCAGCGCCAAATTGGTCCTGAAGGATCTGGCCCAGTCCTGCAAGGCGCCTCTGGGAGAGGGTTTTCTCTCCAGCGTGGGCTACTTGCTCTGGATGGCGGCAGCTGCCATTGCCTTGTTTGCGGCATCCACCCGGCAGATCCAGGGCTCCGTTCTGAACCGCCAATTCGCCTTCTGCGGTGGTGGTTTCTCACTGTGGCTTTGCCTCGACGACATGTTCCTGGTGCATGACCGCTATCTCGGTGAGGCGTTCCTCTACATCACCTACGCCTTCTTTACAGGACTGCTCTTGTTCCGCTTCCGTGGCCCCCTGCGGCGCTTCGGTGGTGACACCTTTTTGATATCCGTTGTGCTGTTGGGTCTGTCGGTTCTGACCGATGCCCTTCAGGGGCTGTGGCCGAACTCCTACGAGACGGTGCAGGTTTTTGAGGAGGGATTCAAGTTCCTCGGGATTGCGTCCTGGCTCAGTTTTTGGTGCCATTACGTCAGTGCCGCCTCCAAGCCGTCTTCCCTTGAGCCGCACTGA
- the purE gene encoding 5-(carboxyamino)imidazole ribonucleotide mutase, whose amino-acid sequence MAVLPLCVVPPVLPRVAVVMGSDSDLPTMEPAAAILRELGVEVEVRVLSAHRTPLEMVSFAKAARDQSFGVIVAGAGGAAHLPGMVAALTTLPVIGVPVKSRALSGVDSLHSIVQMPGGIPVATVAIGGGLNAGLLAAQILSVADSGLAQKLEAYRSSLHDAVVAKDARLVDLGSTEYLSQMDS is encoded by the coding sequence ATGGCAGTCTTGCCCCTCTGCGTTGTGCCGCCAGTGCTCCCCCGAGTTGCCGTTGTGATGGGAAGTGACTCTGACTTGCCCACCATGGAACCCGCTGCCGCCATCCTGCGCGAGCTGGGGGTGGAGGTGGAGGTTCGGGTGCTGTCGGCCCATCGCACGCCGTTGGAGATGGTGAGCTTCGCCAAGGCTGCCCGTGATCAGAGTTTCGGTGTGATCGTCGCCGGTGCCGGCGGGGCGGCCCATCTCCCGGGCATGGTGGCTGCCCTTACCACGCTGCCGGTGATCGGCGTGCCGGTGAAAAGTCGGGCGCTCTCCGGGGTCGATTCCCTCCACTCGATCGTGCAGATGCCCGGCGGGATTCCGGTGGCCACCGTCGCCATCGGTGGGGGCCTCAATGCCGGCTTGCTGGCGGCTCAGATCCTCTCGGTAGCGGATTCTGGCCTGGCCCAGAAACTTGAGGCCTACCGCAGCAGCCTCCACGATGCTGTGGTGGCCAAGGATGCGCGCCTGGTTGATCTAGGCAGCACGGAATACCTCTCTCAGATGGATTCATGA
- a CDS encoding AI-2E family transporter: MTPWPAWLRLGLLLPVLGLNAFVIKRLLVQFAPFPGLFLTAALIAFLLDLPCRWLAQRGLARGWAIVSVVLLTLGLLVWAAVALVPLLIEQLSQLISASPSLLTAAEQWIDRGQLWAVDHGLPADFADLSSDLVSQFSRLATQLSQRLLGLLGATVGTTINVVIVLVLAVFLLLGADPIVDGLVRWLPDRWRNLVQTTLERTFRGYFAGQVVLALILSGGQLLVFTALKIPYGVLFAVLIGLTTLVPYASAVSIVSVSAVLAVQDPRTGLELLAAAIVVGQIVDQVIQPRLMGSIVGLQPAWLLIALPIGARVGAITGVGDLLGLLLAVPVASCIKTLADAARAGDLRLPESPPAPGAL, from the coding sequence ATGACTCCCTGGCCGGCCTGGCTGCGTCTCGGCCTTCTGCTGCCTGTTCTGGGTTTGAACGCCTTTGTGATCAAGCGTTTGCTGGTGCAGTTCGCACCCTTCCCCGGGCTGTTCCTCACCGCGGCTTTGATCGCCTTTTTGTTGGACTTGCCCTGCCGCTGGCTCGCGCAACGGGGTCTTGCCCGCGGCTGGGCCATCGTCAGCGTGGTTCTGTTGACCTTGGGGCTCTTGGTTTGGGCGGCCGTGGCCCTGGTGCCGCTGCTGATTGAACAGCTCAGCCAATTGATCAGTGCATCGCCGTCTCTGCTGACGGCAGCAGAGCAGTGGATCGACCGGGGTCAGCTTTGGGCGGTGGACCATGGCCTGCCCGCCGATTTCGCGGATCTCAGCAGTGATCTGGTGTCCCAGTTCAGTCGTCTGGCCACGCAGCTGAGTCAGCGCTTGTTGGGTCTGTTAGGGGCAACGGTCGGTACCACGATCAATGTGGTGATCGTGCTGGTGCTGGCGGTCTTCCTGCTGCTCGGGGCGGATCCGATCGTTGATGGTTTGGTCCGATGGTTGCCGGACCGCTGGCGGAATCTGGTGCAGACGACCTTGGAGCGCACCTTTCGCGGTTACTTCGCCGGACAGGTGGTGCTGGCCTTGATCCTCAGTGGCGGACAGCTCCTGGTGTTCACCGCCCTGAAGATTCCCTACGGCGTGTTGTTCGCCGTGTTGATCGGTTTGACCACCCTGGTGCCCTACGCCAGTGCCGTGTCGATCGTCTCTGTCAGTGCAGTCCTGGCGGTCCAGGATCCCCGCACGGGCCTCGAGCTACTCGCCGCGGCGATCGTCGTCGGTCAGATCGTGGATCAAGTGATCCAGCCGCGGCTGATGGGAAGCATCGTGGGCTTGCAACCGGCCTGGCTGCTGATCGCCTTGCCGATCGGCGCCCGGGTGGGAGCCATCACCGGTGTGGGTGATCTGCTGGGACTGCTGCTGGCAGTCCCTGTGGCCAGTTGCATCAAAACCCTGGCCGATGCCGCCAGGGCCGGTGACCTCAGGCTGCCGGAATCACCCCCCGCTCCTGGAGCGCTTTGA